In the Anastrepha obliqua isolate idAnaObli1 chromosome 1, idAnaObli1_1.0, whole genome shotgun sequence genome, one interval contains:
- the LOC129235591 gene encoding retinol dehydrogenase 14 isoform X1 codes for MGLLSVLPSADYLRDILLLALFSAIIATLLSIRFYLRITAGRCFTETKMEGKTVIITGANSGIGKETARDLAKRGARIIMACRNLETANAVKEEITKETGNNKLIVKKLDLGSQKSVREFASDIVKNEQKIDVLIHNAGMALAFRGQTSEDGIELTMATNHYGPFLLTHLLIDVLKRSAPSRIVIVASELYRFASVNLDKLNPIGSFPAAYLYYVSKFANIYFARELAKRLEGSGVTVNFLHPGMIDSGIWRNVPFPLNLPMMAITKGFFKTPKAGAQTTIYLATSDEVANVSGKYFMDCKESTLSAAAMDEEKGRKLWEESLKIAKVTPQDPKI; via the exons ATGGGTTTGTTGAGTGTGTTACCGAGCGCTGACTATCTGCGTGACATTCTGCTCTTGGCCCTGTTTTCGGCCATCATTGCCACTCTGCTGAGCATTCGCTTCTATTTGCGCATTACAGCCGGCAGATGCTTCACTGAG ACGAAAATGGAAGGAAAAACCGTCATTATCACAGGCGCCAACAGTGGCATTGGCAAAGAAACCGCACGCGATCTGGCTAAGCGCGGAGCGCGCATCATCATGGCTTGCCGAAATCTGGAGACGGCTAACGCTGTTAAAG AGGAAATCACCAAAGAGACTGGCAACAACAAATTGATTGTTAAGAAATTGGACTTGGGCTCACAGAAATCGGTACGTGAATTTGCTTCCGATATCGTGAAGAATGAACAGAAAATCGATGTATTAATTCATAACGCCGGTATGGCGCTGGCGTTCCGCGGGCAAACCAGCGAAGATGGCATTGAGCTGACCATGGCTACCAATCATTATGGTCCATTCTTGCttacccatttgctaatcgATGTTCTGAAGAGGAGTGCACCATCGCGTATAGTTATTGTTGCTTCCGAATTATATCGCTTTGCTTCGGTTAATTTGGATAAACTCAATCCGATCGGTTCATTCCCGGCTGCCTATTTGTACTATGTGTCGAAATTCGCCAACATCTACTTTGCACGTGAATTGGCCAAACGCTTGGAGGGCAGCGGCGTGACGGTGAACTTTTTGCATCCCGGAATGATTGATTCGGGTATCTGGCGTAATGTGCCTTTCCCTCTCAATTTGCCTATGATGGCTATAACGAAGGGATTTTTCAAGACACCCAAGGCAGGTGCACAAACAACAATTTACCTGGCTACCTCAGACGAAGTGGCTAATGTGTCGGGCAAGTACTTCATGGATTGCAAAGAGTCTACTCTAAGTGCAGCGGCTATGGATGAGGAAAAGGGCAGGAAATTGTGGGAAGAGTCGCTGAAGATTGCCAAGGTGACTCcacaagatccaaaaatctaa
- the LOC129235591 gene encoding retinol dehydrogenase 14 isoform X2: protein MEGKTVIITGANSGIGKETARDLAKRGARIIMACRNLETANAVKEEITKETGNNKLIVKKLDLGSQKSVREFASDIVKNEQKIDVLIHNAGMALAFRGQTSEDGIELTMATNHYGPFLLTHLLIDVLKRSAPSRIVIVASELYRFASVNLDKLNPIGSFPAAYLYYVSKFANIYFARELAKRLEGSGVTVNFLHPGMIDSGIWRNVPFPLNLPMMAITKGFFKTPKAGAQTTIYLATSDEVANVSGKYFMDCKESTLSAAAMDEEKGRKLWEESLKIAKVTPQDPKI, encoded by the exons ATGGAAGGAAAAACCGTCATTATCACAGGCGCCAACAGTGGCATTGGCAAAGAAACCGCACGCGATCTGGCTAAGCGCGGAGCGCGCATCATCATGGCTTGCCGAAATCTGGAGACGGCTAACGCTGTTAAAG AGGAAATCACCAAAGAGACTGGCAACAACAAATTGATTGTTAAGAAATTGGACTTGGGCTCACAGAAATCGGTACGTGAATTTGCTTCCGATATCGTGAAGAATGAACAGAAAATCGATGTATTAATTCATAACGCCGGTATGGCGCTGGCGTTCCGCGGGCAAACCAGCGAAGATGGCATTGAGCTGACCATGGCTACCAATCATTATGGTCCATTCTTGCttacccatttgctaatcgATGTTCTGAAGAGGAGTGCACCATCGCGTATAGTTATTGTTGCTTCCGAATTATATCGCTTTGCTTCGGTTAATTTGGATAAACTCAATCCGATCGGTTCATTCCCGGCTGCCTATTTGTACTATGTGTCGAAATTCGCCAACATCTACTTTGCACGTGAATTGGCCAAACGCTTGGAGGGCAGCGGCGTGACGGTGAACTTTTTGCATCCCGGAATGATTGATTCGGGTATCTGGCGTAATGTGCCTTTCCCTCTCAATTTGCCTATGATGGCTATAACGAAGGGATTTTTCAAGACACCCAAGGCAGGTGCACAAACAACAATTTACCTGGCTACCTCAGACGAAGTGGCTAATGTGTCGGGCAAGTACTTCATGGATTGCAAAGAGTCTACTCTAAGTGCAGCGGCTATGGATGAGGAAAAGGGCAGGAAATTGTGGGAAGAGTCGCTGAAGATTGCCAAGGTGACTCcacaagatccaaaaatctaa